GCTAAGTCTACGCTGCCGATATGCAAACTTCAGTCAGTCAATGTTTATTGTCACATTGGTATACAAGAAGCTCTTAAGTAACTTCGTAGATTCGTCCCGACGGGGATTGCTTGGAATCTTAAGCTGCGTAGTAGCTTATATCATATCAGCATTTCTGTTACAGTTTACTGTGTCAGTCATGTGCGCATATCTCGCAATTATCTCGTCAAAGAGTAGGTGGGTACTTGCAAGTAGAGTACCTTTTGAAATCCTTTATTGGTGTGATATTGTAACTTTCATTTGTTTAATTACTCTTTGCCCTTGCTAATGCTATTTTGAGGCAATATTATTGGGCGCACCATACAGTTTTGTAGGCGGGCAAAGACAGACGTAGCATCTGCATTTAGCACATTACATTAAGTCACACTTGAATACATTGTATATACaataaagaaaacagaattacAGTCACATGGAAGGTTATTACCTATGCCAtcaatattttgttaaatttttataaCTCATACATACTGTATATACACTTCTTTTTACATTTCAATGAATTACACAGGAACTAATTCCTTTTCTTCCTCAGTTGAGTTCAGTAAATTGTTAAAAAATCTTTTGCATCCTTCATCTGGAGCACCCAATGTCAGTTTGGgatttaattattttatgtaaaggaggtgtttatcagccatAATCTTCTGAGATACACACAAGCTGAGTGAACTCTTATGATGTTATGGTGTACAAAAGCTCGCCTACAGGACTATCTGGGTAGTGTTGTTATACACCTCACTACTTTTTTCTGAATGTCAAATATTCTTTTTAAGTAACTAGCTTGTACATTTTCCCGTTTAGGACCTGAGTAGACCATTCGTTGGAACACAAGTCCATAGAACTATATCCAGAGAACATTATCATCTACAGCTTTTGCTTTATTGTGCACGAGGGGAAGGATGTTCTTTTGTTTTAGATACTTATCTGCTTTTCCAGTATTTGGGACTGCTTCCTTTGCAAGCTTGTCCTTTGTCTCAGGTGCACAGATAACTGTTGTGACGTTTGACATCTATAGTAAATTTCTGCTTCACACAGTCTAAGAAATGACATGTATAGAAGAGTAATAGTATTTGCCTAAGGAGGAACCTTATGTCATACAGTGGCTGACATTTTGTAACACAGATCTGTAACTGGTTACACTGTACTTCAAAATTCTTGCATTTATGTTTTATGTCTGTAAATGAATTCAGGTCTCATTCTCATTTTTCTGGACAAATCAGTTAAGAGAGCATTTTTCAATCgggttgaaaataaattatttattttgtaatcttGTATAGAATCACTACAGCTGCATTAGAGTAGACAATCGTATATGTTTACTTAAAAATGCCGATAATTATTACAACAGCACAACACATAAATGGCAATTTAATTTCGTTTCACTGCAATTTGTTGTTTCTGACATGGGGCAAAACTTCTTTCCTTGGCTCTCTCTCAGTCCTCGATTTTCCAATATTAGAATGAAGAATATAAAGCTTCACACATGTTGCATACTTATTTCATGAAAATCACCGGTATTATAATAATATGGTTTTATAAATTGCAGCCTTGTCATTGTTCAGAAAGTTGGCCAACACTTCTCTAAAGAAGACACAAGCTTATTTTGGGGTGCTGCGTCTCAGTCATTAAAcatggaacccttacaggatcacatTGCTGTCcgcctgttaagaacccttttttgcAGGAGcgggtagaggtatcaagctgaaatttatttcacatactaaGGAGCGTGATCACTTGGCAGCTGGGAAGTTTAAGCCACTAATTCAGTGCAATcacaagatacagccatttatgttacatatttccatacttccaaactcattcatcaacttcctgttgacctagagtcACAAATTTCAACACGAAACAAGGtctacagtacaagtaaagaaaaaaatgtaaaaattgttaatctgtaattatatcacacaatttttttttcaatttgttgcaCATCTGTGTGTCCATCAGTTAAGACTCCTTTTTTTCCAGCAACAAGGTACCAAGGTCCACTGTCCCTTGGTGGGAAAAAACttaggcttctaagtcaatgcaatcaaaagatacaggcaTCTGTAAAGAACAGTTAGGGGttctcaagttgaaatttatgtcaaatactactaTCTACAGTACCTtgaggtgtaaataatttaagcttctaagtcaatgcagtcaaaatatatgGCTACATATGTCATTCTTCAGAGCTATTTACATATATGTTGGGCCTGGTGGGTTAGTAGTAAAGTGTATGCCTGGAAACCAAGAGGTTGCAGGACCAAATCCCAGTCAGACTATCGGGTTTTCAGTCTTTTTTTTAACCCATTGTTCACCTGTGTGAGTCACAGGAAAGATGTGGTTTGGATTCCACATCACACTGTAGGTCGCCTTACCCTGGTTGGATAATGGAGAAGAGCGGCAGGTTGGGAATACGCAAGTCGCTGACCTGATGTCCAATACAAAAACTTGCATCAGCCCATTCAACCGTATGAcattattttctatatgcatttgggaggacgatggttcaatcccgcatccggacatcctgatttaggttttccatgatttccctaaatcgctctaggcaaataccaggatggttcctttcaaagggcatggccgacttccttccccgtccttccctcatccgatgagaccgatgactacgctgtccggtctccttccccaaaccaaccaagcaACCTACTTAACAACCAGATGTGTGTGGCAACTGTGGTTCAGCTGTCTCATCTTATTAGAATAAAATTACCCTTGCTTGCAATTCTCTCTGTGGAACATAGGTTTCAATAAATAATGAGTTTACTTGAATTGTGGAAAAAACTGTACCATACAGAAAAACATTAATACCAAATCTGAAATCAGCATAAAAATTATtccaagaaaaacaaaatttatgcgaATGTCAAAAATCCTGATGCAGAGTGTGATATAGCCCCCCTACTACGTCTAATTTCTGTGCACTGTTTCCTATTCATAATGCATGATTAATGATGTCATAGCGTTTCCCACAAATCCCATACTGATACAGTTCCTCCATTACTTTGGAATGATTCAAACAGTCAATAGGTCCATGAAAATCCTCTAAGTCTTCTTTTGGCTGTTACTGAACTCAGAGTATGTTCGACTAAAGAAATCTGTTGAAACCTTTATTATTGACTTCCCTTCCTTGAAACCATGCTGGGACAGGTGTAATATTTTAAATTTAGATATAAAACTTGCAGTTCTACTTTTTGCCATCATTCACATACTTTTGCAAAAGCAGATCAATAACACTGCCTTTCAATTTCCCAATTTACTTCTTTTCTGTTTCTTAAATAGTGGATTCTCTTTATTCATTTATTAGGTGATACATAGCACTGTCTATGGCACATGAATGTTTGATTTTTCCTaattatgtttgaatttttttttatcagaaCTGGGTTGGATGCAGTAGCTGCTGGCCAAGCATATGTATACACTATTTTTATCTGAGTAGTAATACTAAAGGTGGATATATTGTAGAAAGCAGATATCAATATTCTGCTCAGTTCACACCATTATATTATCATAACCAATTCAGTTTTTGTCAAAACACCTCTTAACAACAAACCCCTTTATGCAAAACATATCTTGCTACACCCATGTAGTTTACCACACTTATTGCAATTGCTTGAGTGCAATTATACTAATTGTCCAGTGATTATCACAAACAATTGTACTGTTTGATCTGAAAAATGACTTCAATATGACTTCCTTCCTCTGTTACAGTGCtagaatctcagaacatcatggttaAAATGCAAGTTATTgaacttctctgtgctgtgtgcGCATATTCTTCGAAAGGATATGAAATGGCTCTTCATGCTGTACGGCACTTCAAGGTAAATATTTTGTTCTTCCATTTAGACATTCAGTAATCATGAGGTTAGAAAGCAAACCAGCCTTGAGTCAGTCAGTTGGTCAACATGATGTCGCTAAGAAGTACATAGGTTTAAAGTAACTGCCATTCCATTATTTTATGAGTTCCCTGCAAAGAACAAATTATCAAGGCACCATGTCTTCTAACTGCATATGACAAGTTATGATTCatgatcaaaacaaatattttttcttctgtGCACAGGTTACTTGTGATCAGAAGCATGGGTTTGACATAATAATGAGTGAACTTCGCAACACAAAAAATGTCGAATATCAGACAAGGCTGCTTTCTTTCATCAACTGCCTAACACTGGGCTGTCACAATGTCCACAAGCGTGTGCAGATCAGGAATGAATTCCTTGGTGAGTAATTATTTATTCGCATTTCTAGCTGCCTTTGCTGTACAGTGAATGTGAGATTTAAAAGAGCTGTAAAGAATTACCAATAAAAATTCATAGTATTATTACCCTGTTTGTTATCTCAATACTGAAAAATGTTACATCTGAAACACATACAATATGTTGCGTATTCCTAGGTTGTGGGCTTGGACCAATCCTGAGTTCACTAAGTGCAACTGATAATAAGGAGCTACAGATGCAAGTTTCGGCATTCATTGATTACCAACACAGAGATGAGATGGAACTAGAATCAACAAAACAACTAACTCATCATCAGTTGTTTGAAACAATATTCGAAAAGGTACACATTATTGTCCTTTTTGCTACTGATAAACAGAAATACTAGTAGTTAGTGTGTGTAACTTCTATTAGCAGAAGTACCCATGTGTATTGTGCTACAAAGAGAacagtaaagaattttttttttgtgtctttaacAGATAGCAGATACACCACATGCTGTCAGGTTCTACTCCATGCTACAAAACCTTGCAAAGCTAGATCCAACAAATCCAAATGTGTAAGTTATCAGAGCTTAAATTACAATGGAAATATTGGCATAATGATTACCATATGATAAGTATAACTATGCATGCTATAACTGCAACTCTCTGATATGTGCATGTATTATATTACTAGACCTTTCAATTAAGATaaagaagaaatttatatgatttcaggGACAGTGTGTGGGAAGCACTTGACTCACTTTCATCTGAAGCTGTAAAACCTGGATTTTCTATCCACAAGAAGCCAGCACACACTCAAAAATATCATGGAGGAAGAGCTGACAGTATTAACAAAACACGTTCTTATGGTATTCTTAATACAAGCACAGCGTCTACGCAGACCGAGGTGGAATATACCATAGAAGTAAAGCAACTTTGTGATAATGAGAAACAGCATCAGTTGTCACCATCAGAAGCAAAACTGTCATTCCCAGCaccgcctcctcttcctcctcctccaccttgtCTGCCACTGCCACTTATTACAGTGGtgtcatcagctattccgtcagctTCAGGGGTGCTGTCACCTTCATCACTTACAGGTTACAGTTCTCAACAAAATAATCATGTGCCTCCACCTCCTCCAATTCCCAATAGTGACAGCTTTGAAACACCGATGTTACATAGGAGACATTCACTTCCAGCACATTTACCAGATTCTGTAAGTTTGTGGACACCAGTAAAAGACAAGTCTAACACACTACCACTGCCCAAGCGGAAGATGAAAACCCTAAGCTGGACAAAGATTCCAGTCTCTATGATAGGTAAGAAAAATGATGATTTACTCACTTTATGGTAGTATTCAGTTTGTTACAGGTGTAATAAATGCAGGATATATAGACAAATTTTAGATATGATCTATATAACATGTAGTAATAACCATACTGACTCAATATGTATGGTGATTTTATTCATATTCTGTAGGTAAACACAGCTTTTTGATTGTTTACTGCTGGCAAACAGTTCTAACAGAAGTCTAATTCTTTGCAGGTGAATCAGTATGGACTGAAATGCAGAGCGAAGCAAAGAGTCTTAGAGTTGATTTCAAGCAAATGGAAGAACTATTCTGTCAGAAAACTGCTACTGTGAAACATCGAAAGTCTTCTCCAGTAACACTTCCATCATCAATAACTCCCAAGATCACTTTATTGGAAACCAAGAGAGATTTGGCAGTAAACATTTATCTAAAACAGTTCAAATTGGGAAGAAAAGCAGTCATAGAAGTTATAAAGAACCTTAAAGGAGGTGATATAGGTCCTGAGAAACTGAAAGCTCTCTTGCCACTACTTCCCACAGAAAAAGAGGTAGGCCTAATGTATGACAGTTTTAATTTTAGATCATAGTAATTAACacaattaaaatacaataaatactaTTCCAGGGAGTCTAAAATTATACATTAACTAAAAGGTTTATCTTATGTGTTACAGCTGACTTCAGTCAGATCCTATTCTGGAGATCTGGATCGTTTAGGAGAGGCAGAGAAATTTTATCTTCAGCTATCAGAAGTACCTTCCTTTGCCCTCAGGATtagggcaatgttgcttgtaagtagAAAGTCATGTTTCCATTATCAACACAATATtgccaaaaaaaataaaataataaatcctgactaatttctgtgcatcaAATAATTTGCAGAAAGAAGAGTTTCCTTCACGAGTATCTGAACTGCAAGAACAACTACAGGCTGTTGCAGATGCATGCAATAAGCTGAAGGCTAATAAACGTTTGAAAGAATTTCTGGCACTAGTACTTCAACTTGGAAATTACATAAATGCTGTAAGTATTCCTAACATGAAGCTTTTGTGAGAAGTAAATTGATAagttgaaaaatggaaaaaaagtaaggtGCTCTGTGTTTGTTCCAGGGAAGCTATGCCAGCAATGCAGCAGGCTTTACACTCAGTACACTACCAAAGCTCCTAGAAATAAAAGCAAACAAACCAAGGCTGACATTCTTGCACTATGTGGTAGAAGTTGCAGAAGCTAACAATAAGGAAATATTACAATTTACAGAAGACATGAGTAACATGAAAGAAATGGCAAGGTAAGAGTCTGTTACAGTCATAACATGAAAACTGGCAATGTTTGGGGCTCTTGATTCTAGTACAAATAAGAGCATTAGTTAATTAAGTGTGCCTATGCCTTATTTTCTGacctgtgtgtgtttatttttttatcATATTGACACTAGAGTCTTCTAATATACAATATACTTGAAGCCTTGTTCATCTTCTCCATACCTTTACCACAATATCCATTGAATTTTTGACCTCTTCTCTGAGTCTATTCCGTTGCATTTTGATGTCATGCTcacaagtggtgttatttctacaacaccctgaaagtctaactttaattataatcaccctgtacatattgGGTGTACAAGTACACATTGTTGACAACATATGCAAGTTTGGGTCAGATAGCCAAATAGCAAAGCAACCACTcgcaataagcaggaaatctggattCAAGTTCaggtgcagcacaaattttcattgttgtcattccactcCACAGCTGATAGTTTTCCACATTcagaactgcaaatacatttcttgtatttcataaggGCTGTAGTTGCTACTGGGATACACATACTGGATGTACAGGTACATGTTGTAGACAAATGGTTGACGAAAAATGCATATTTAGGAATGGCTGTGTGCTATCAGTATAGTCGTGATGCTGTTTCCATTTGTTTCTACTTATGAATAATACACACCATTTggaaatactcattaacattaatATTCAAaaatatctgtagaaactctagAAAATCAAAGAACAATTTTCAtggcccttttttaattttttaaaattacattgatATGAAATAGTGAGATGCTCTAGTGACCCACATAATGTGAAGATGACCACTTCAGACACTCTTATCTCCACGACAGCAGCTGGTACCACTGCATAATGAACATATAATGACTGAAATGCGAAATAGGTGAACCAAGGGTAGACACTATTTGATATTTCAACATATACTGGTCTTGTACAGAACTTGCATCAAGAGTGCTCGTCACTACATAATGACATATTAACAAAAAGATTgtgtttataaaataaataacaaaataatcacTTCCAAACAGAATGTCTGAATTAAAGATGGTTTACAATGTCTCAGGATATCAGTGGAGCTGCTCCAGGAAGAAGTGATGAAAGTTATCAGCGACATCAAACTTGTTACATCACAGCTGAAGGAAGATACAAGTGGAATCAGGGTGCAGTTCAAAGGTAATGAACACAACTTCCGGCACTGTTAAATTAAATAACCTTGTTGCATAAATAAATACTTCTTTATCCCATAGTCTCCAATCATGATATAAAATAGATCTACAAATTATTCTCACTTTAGAATTTGTGCTTGCTATTGTTAAAATCTGTTttgctctcctttccacagatttcTTTAAGGCTGCCTTGAAATGCAGTAATGAACTTCAGCAGGCTATGAATAAGGTGAAGGCTTGTACTCATGCTTTAGCCAAACATTTCTGTGAAGATCCTAAGAAATTCAAGCCAGAAGAATGTTTCCATTTGTTTGCTGAGTTTTTTACCATAATTCAGAGAGTTCGACTGGTGAGTTTCTGAGGTTAATTTTGACACTTTCCTTTATATTATCATTTGCCATTTCCGTTACATTTTCAGTCTGTAAAATAGTGATATTTGTAGCCATCAGAAGCTGGAATAATGCTGGAATGGTGCAATTGTTGATCATTTAAGGTATTAGGAAGTAGACATGGAATATTGAATGTGCCATTCCAAAAGCCAACTGCATAATAATGTCGTTTTGCTCTGATATTCTCAGATATCAGTCAGTTTTACTGACACAGTTAATTTTGTTCAACAGATTTAATTTATTGTTttaagtaagaagtaaaacaatgctTACCCATTTAAATTTGTATCTGACTAACAGTACTATATACTGAAAATGCAAATTTTGCAacaggaaaatgaagagaaaaggATTGCAGAACAACAGCAAAATCAAGAGCAGATGGAAACAAACAAACTAACTGGAAACGGAGGTAGCGGCAGAAAAAAGTTTTTACCACATCAACAATATACTGCAGCTAAACAGATTTTAAGGGATATTTGCAGTAAAAATTTCAAATTACGCCGAACTGAAGCTCAGTACTGAAAATTTAGTGCTATGAAGTGGAAATTTGTAATGAATCATTGCGAAATATGATATGTGAATTAATCTCATAAGTATGTAACCGACATGTTCCTTCATACCTAGGACAAGACAGATTTGATGTCATGGCTCAGTAGCTCTTTCTTGGCAGTGCTGCTTAATCTACTATTTTGACGTGTTTTGCAAACATGACTTGTCCATATATGTAAATgactttataaataatttttttataattaaatgatAGAATCAATGTTCATCTATTTCTTTTAGGGAAATTTTCAAAGAAATTCATCACATCCTTTCTTTCCCAGTATTGTACACAACTCTCATGCACACCATTAATGCAAACCAATCAAAAGTAGTGAActataaaagataaataaatactttgcaaaaacagacataatgtcttatgggacaacagcaatcagtgaaattataatgttacttacttttaagtaacattataagtaAATACATCAGCTACTGAGTCACATTTAATTATTTGGAATTTATAGCTGGGTGCATATAAAGCAACAGCTTCACCTTTAAACTATTAATGTCATTAACAGTGCTGGAGTCCACACGAATCAGAAAAATGTTGAGCACAAATAATTCAGGTTTAATGAATATGTCACTATCAAACAACTAACTGGCTTTCGTAGTCACTTTATGGAAACCCTCACTAGAGAAGAAAAGGTGtcaacaaaatggaaagaaaaccaTTGTTATGCAATACTTATTCTATGACAAACACATAGTGAtagtttgtaattcttttttagCTTTAACATTGGTAGTGTCATCAAAACTCAATATGTAATACGATAAATATCCTTTTGCTTATATATGTTCCTCAAATATAATGCCAATTGATTAGTTATTAGGTACGACATTTTCTTAGAGGAAAGTGAAAAATCTTCAGGTATGCTATTAGGGACAACcttaaaaacattacaaatttaaTTTGGCAAATCCATGGAGTAACTGAAAATTTATTGTCCAAATCTTTACAGCAATTGTGGAACTATCCTTGGTATTTAACAGCCATATTGTTGACACATATTCAGAACTTGTCTGATCTGAAAGTTCTGTAATCCCTTCATCATAAGAATTGATTGTCACACTGTTCATGTGCAGCATGAAAATGGTTAAGGCAGCTTTCTATTTTGTAGTGAAACACACGGGTGGAACATAGtttaaaagtgccgagaaataggctgttcttcttgttttttctttaatttacagaGATAATCAACTTTGAAGTTTTGCCAGAGTTGTAAACAATGCAGTTATTAACAAAGCCACATTGAAcgtgtagcgcagtcggtagcgGGAATGGCGTTCTTCGTGCATCGGCCCAAATCTCCCTGATATCAATTTTTTCCTCGGTCAGTTTGAGATAGCTACATCTCATAATTATAGAAGTCTCTATTTTTATGAATTATGCATGTCTTCTGGTTTCCAATTACATTCTGGATGCGAAATACCTGTatccatttcaaatataaattcttaattatcgatgttttatgaaagactgttaataaaaagTAGCTTAAATtacgaaaacataacaatttaatttttaaggcataaATGAAAGACGAAATCCTCTTTGTTTGAACTATGtctattgttttataccacagaggtaaataagtgtcgtagaaacatgaaaaacaatcagttTCACAGCATTGAACATGTTATACCAGGTGataaaaatgtcagtataaatttgaaaacttattaaaccacggaataatgtagatagagaggtaaaaattgccacacatgcttggattgacatggggttttattagaaccaacaaaaaaaaaaaaaaaaacaccccgtattgctagatgcgtgaaagatctcttgcacgcgtcttttggtgatgatcgtgtgttcagccaccactttcatcatgcttggccttctaggtccccagacctcagtccgtgctattattggctttgggcttacctgaagtcgcaagtgtattgtgatcgaccaacatctctagggatgctgattgacaacattcgacgccaatgtcttaccataactccggacatgctttacagtgctgttcataacattattccttgactacagctattgttgaggaatgatggtgaacatactgagtatttcctgtaaagaacatcatcttcgctttatcttactttgttatgctaattattgctattctgatcagatgaagtgccatctatcggacattttatgaacatttgtatttcttcggttctaataaaaccccatgtcattccaagcatgtgtgtcaatttgtacctctctatctacattattccgtgatttactcagttttcaaatttatacttactttttgaccaTCCgggacaaatgctgcatttttacatttgctactgtaccattacaatatgaacccaacagaactgatctggagccaagctgtggGATTTGGCCCAAGAAGTAAGAAAACTGTTAAGCTTCCAGTCGTACTGGAACTAACACATGGAGCTTTTTCACTCTAACTGACGAGTGCTAGCGGGATATAgaacataaaaaaagagaaaatgctGCAATTCATTGGTTTTGTGGAttatgttgttgataggctcgttattaaTGTagcaaaacagaaatgtatttctcggattcggaaaaGGAAGGAGCTAACAGATTAGCAGACGACTGACTGTACGTAATAACTTCAGTGGCTTTAATATTTAAATatatggtgaaatccttcaatactctcttacgttacacaagGCTTATGCAGGAAAATTACCTTGTGGTTATGTCAGGAATTttcataattattgtttttaattacaatagtaagtTAAAGGCACCAGTAGTTGACAGAACACCAGCAGTTGACATTTTCATATACAAGTTCTTAAAATAAGAAAATTGCTTTATTTAGAGATAGAGTTTTGACTGTTGTTATATGGTTGTGCCTCTACAGTGTAATTTGATAACTATCATATTTttctagcagccatcttgaagtgaGTGCTTCTGTTTGTAACAGTGTGATTGGGTTTCTCTGCTTATATTGATTACCTTCTTGAAATCGATAAGGAGGTAAGTTTTTTGATGTGGTAAAGCAATCCTAAGATATTATTCTTTTTCATGTATAGTTTCATGTATTCTTTTTCGTGTATAGGTTTTTATATGGTTCCAGTATTAAACAAAGTAAGCAAAtttgtgaaatatttgtgaatttAGGTTATGGTATGGTCAGCGATCAGGTGTCAAGTACTGGTGCTAAtatgttccttactttttactagTTGACCCATCTGGCAACTACTGAGCCCAACAACTTTTTTAATACCTTTTTCATTCCCTGTATCCTCATAAGCTTAGCTCTGTGGAGTTTTTGGTAAATTTATCATTGCATGTATAGATGCAGTAGTTGACACCCTACGTCAACCACTAGCTCATAGTAATGTGAATTTCTGACATTATGTTTGATATTATTTAGGTCAATATAATGCCAGCAGTAAAAGGGAAGATGCTCAGTTATCCAGAGGAACAAATGCAGCTTGCCATCGATGCATTACTTAATGGAATGCCTGTTTCTACAGCAGCAAAAAGTTTCTCGGTTCCTCGAATTACTTTAATGTACAAAGACAGAGGGACGACGCCTAGAAATCATTGCATGGGTGCTGATACAGTTCTTACCAAACAAGAGTAGGACTTATTAGTACACTGGATTTGTACTATGGCTAAGGCCGGATTCCCCATAACAAAGCGGGAACTTCTGGACAgtgtgcagcacctgattgaataacTGAAACATAAAAATCCCTTTGTTTGTAATCGCCCAGGGAAAACTTGGTACAATGCTTTTCTGAAGTGCCATCCCAATATTGGGATTAGAATATCACAAAATCTGACATCAAGCAGGGCAGCAGTAAAGCCAGAAACTATAAGAAACTGGTTTGATGAGATGGACAAATATTTAACAGCGAACAATTTTAAGCCAATTCTTCAAAGTCCCAAAGGAGTTTTTAATTTAGATGATACTGCTTTCTTTCTGAACCCCAAAGGAAACAAAGTGTTGGCCctgaaagtagaaaaaaatgtgtaCCAGCATGTGAACAGTGACGAGAAAGAATGTCTAATGATTTTGTTGACTGGAAATGCGAATGGTAATTTAGCGCCTCCATTGACTGTGTTTAAATTCATTAGA
The Schistocerca gregaria isolate iqSchGreg1 chromosome 1, iqSchGreg1.2, whole genome shotgun sequence genome window above contains:
- the LOC126365813 gene encoding inverted formin-2-like isoform X2, yielding MDRQPAMLCRLALGVGRLRRLARDGCSPQVLESQNIMVKMQVIELLCAVCAYSSKGYEMALHAVRHFKVTCDQKHGFDIIMSELRNTKNVEYQTRLLSFINCLTLGCHNVHKRVQIRNEFLGCGLGPILSSLSATDNKELQMQVSAFIDYQHRDEMELESTKQLTHHQLFETIFEKIADTPHAVRFYSMLQNLAKLDPTNPNVDSVWEALDSLSSEAVKPGFSIHKKPAHTQKYHGGRADSINKTRSYGILNTSTASTQTEVEYTIEVKQLCDNEKQHQLSPSEAKLSFPAPPPLPPPPPCLPLPLITVVSSAIPSASGVLSPSSLTGYSSQQNNHVPPPPPIPNSDSFETPMLHRRHSLPAHLPDSVSLWTPVKDKSNTLPLPKRKMKTLSWTKIPVSMIGESVWTEMQSEAKSLRVDFKQMEELFCQKTATVKHRKSSPVTLPSSITPKITLLETKRDLAVNIYLKQFKLGRKAVIEVIKNLKGGDIGPEKLKALLPLLPTEKELTSVRSYSGDLDRLGEGEKFYLQLSEVPSFALRIRAMLLKEEFPSRVSELKEQLKAVADACNKLKSNKRLKEFLALVLQLGNYINAGSYASNAAGFTLSTLPKLLEIKANKPRLTFLHYVVEVAEANNKEILQFTEDMSNMKEMARISVELLQEEVMKVISDVKHVTSQLKEDTSGIRMQFKDFFKAALKSSNELQQAMNKVMACTHALAKHFCEDPKKFKPEECFHLFAEFFTIIQRVRLENEEKRKAEQQQIQEQMEINKLTASGGKGRKKFLPHRQYTAAKQILRDICNKNFKLRRTEAEY
- the LOC126365813 gene encoding inverted formin-2-like isoform X1, with product MDRQPAMLCRLALGVGRLRRLARDGCSPQVLESQNIMVKMQVIELLCAVCAYSSKGYEMALHAVRHFKVTCDQKHGFDIIMSELRNTKNVEYQTRLLSFINCLTLGCHNVHKRVQIRNEFLGCGLGPILSSLSATDNKELQMQVSAFIDYQHRDEMELESTKQLTHHQLFETIFEKIADTPHAVRFYSMLQNLAKLDPTNPNVDSVWEALDSLSSEAVKPGFSIHKKPAHTQKYHGGRADSINKTRSYGILNTSTASTQTEVEYTIEVKQLCDNEKQHQLSPSEAKLSFPAPPPLPPPPPCLPLPLITVVSSAIPSASGVLSPSSLTGYSSQQNNHVPPPPPIPNSDSFETPMLHRRHSLPAHLPDSVSLWTPVKDKSNTLPLPKRKMKTLSWTKIPVSMIGESVWTEMQSEAKSLRVDFKQMEELFCQKTATVKHRKSSPVTLPSSITPKITLLETKRDLAVNIYLKQFKLGRKAVIEVIKNLKGGDIGPEKLKALLPLLPTEKELTSVRSYSGDLDRLGEGEKFYLQLSEVPSFALRIRAMLLKEEFPSRVSELKEQLKAVADACNKLKSNKRLKEFLALVLQLGNYINAGSYASNAAGFTLSTLPKLLEIKANKPRLTFLHYVVEVAEANNKEILQFTEDAGNMKEMARISVELLQEEVMKVISDVKHVTSQLKEDTSGIRMQFKDFFKAALKSSNELQQAMNKVMACTHALAKHFCEDPKKFKPEECFHLFAEFFTIIQRVRLENEEKRKAEQQQIQEQMEINKLTASGGKGRKKFLPHRQYTAAKQILRDICNKNFKLRRTEAEY